TATCTCTGGCGGCATCACTTCGCGCTTCCCATGGCCACGTGGTATGCGATTCCCTCCGGCGTCGGGCATCGATTGACCGCGGCCGGATGGTGGTACGCGCTCGTCACGCTTCCTCTGGTCCAGTTCCTTCTCCTGCGCTGGTACTACCGGATCGGGGTCCTGGCGCTCCTCCTCTGGCGGATCTCCCGCTTGAATCTCCGGCTCATTCCGACCCATCCCGACCATTGCGGCGGGCTCGGATTTCTGGCGAACGTGTGCCGGGCCTTCTGGCACTTCCTGTTCGTCCAGGGGGTTTTCGTCGCGGGAGCGATCGCGAACCGCATCTTCTTCGGAGGCGCACAGCTGGCGCAGTTCCGGGTGGAGCTCGCCGTCTTCACCGTTCTCTCTCTCCTGCTCGTTCTCGGTCCGAGCCTCGCCTTCTTTTCACCTCTCGGTGAATCGAGACGCGCGGGCCGGCGGGAATACGGGAGGCTGGCCGGGGAGTACGCCCTGAGCTTCGACCGGCGGTGGGTGAGCGAAAAACCCGACGGGACCCGGGAGCTGCTCGGGCATTCTGACATTCAGTCGCTGGCCGACATGGCCAACAGCTACGAGCTCATCCGCCGCATGCAGCTGACGCCGTTCAACCGCGGAATCGTCCTCGAGCTCGCGTTCGCGGCGCTCGCGCCGGTGGCGCCCCTGCTGCTGACCATGTTTCCCGTGGAGGCGCTCATCGAGCGCGTCGTGAAGATGATCTTCTGACCGGTGCCGCGCCGCGGATCAAAAAAACGCCCGGCCGGAGCCGGGCGCGGAGAATTCCCGGAAGGAAGATCTAGCGAGCGGCGCGGGAGCGGCGAATCGCCGTCAGCGCGCCGGCCGAGATCAGCGCGAGAAACCCGAGCAGCGCCAGACCAGGCAGCTGGCTCGCGGTCTTCGGAAGAGCCCTGGGGGCCGGTTCGGGCGCCGGAGCGGGGGTCGATTCGACCGCCGGAGCGGGCGTCGTTGGTTCCGCCGCCGTGGTGGGAGTCGGTTCGGCCGTCGGAGCTTCCTGGGCCGAGGCCTGGATCTGCCGCTCGGTCACGGTCGTCGGAGGATGGATGGTGACGATCATCGCGGAGATCCGGTCGCCCTTCTTGAGCTCCGCCATGTGCACTTCCTTGCCTTCCTTGTAGATCATGATGTCGCCCGACTTGAGCCTTTCGGGGGTGTACTTCTGGTAGCCCTTGTCGGTCTTGAGGATCACGGAGTAGGCGGTGACGTTCATCACCTCGGCGTCCTTGACTTCGGTCGTGACGACGGAGCGCGTGGAGGTCTTCGTCGTGATCGTCGCCTGGACGGTCATGCCGGGCTTGAGGTCCGCGACGGCGATCGGCTGCCCGTTCATCTCCATCTTGAAGTCTTTCGGAAGGTTGTATTCCTTCGTGCCGTCCGGCCCCTTGGCCACGACCGTGTTTCCCGAGACGGCGAGGACCTCGAAGGTCTTCACCTCGGTCTTCGTGGTGTTCTGCTGGGCCGACGCGACTCCGAGCAACAGCGTTGCACAGAGGGCCCCGGCGGCGGTGATCAACCGAGTGAATCTGGACATGATCGCTTCCTTTCGTCGTTTCGCTCTCATCAGCGCGACCCGATTCTGCGTGTTGCATCTTAGGTTCGCTATTGGACTTTGGTCCTAGATGACCCGAAGCGCGACGCGCGCTTTCCCGGAGACGCCGCCTCCGCGGGAAGGGCGCCGGCTTACTTCATCCCGGCGCGGAGCTCGACCATGACCTGGTCGTAGGGGTCGAGCCGGATCAGACCGATACGCGGATACTCGATTTCGAGAATCGTGTAGATCGTGATCACCGTGATCGCCGCGAACGACAGGATGTGAAGCCAGCTGCGCTCCCGGCTTCCGGCCATCGCGTGACCCGCCAGGAACGAGCAGAGGAGCGCGAGCGCGAGAAGGAGCGCGTAGACGACGAGAGGCGGATGCATGCGGGCCGCCATCAACCTCGTGGTCGTGACGTCGATCATCGCGTTGATCGCCGGGAGCAGGAGCCGGGCCGAGTCGGGGTGCGCGCGCGGTGATCCGATCGCGGCCATCGCTGCGGCCCAGATCTCCTGCTGCAGCCGGTTGGCCCGGGAGAGTTCCTCCATCGCGGCTGCGACGTCGGGCATCTTCCGGTAGGCCGCGAGCCGGGTGTCGAGATAGCGGCGGAAGAGGTCGCGCAGCCCGGGCTGGGATTCGGCGGAGAGCAGATCGAGCCGCAGGTAGGCCGTGCCGACGGCGTTGGTCTCTTCGGCGATCAATTGCCTCCGCGCATCGAAGCGCGAGGCTGCTCCGGAGAACGTGAACGCGATCAGCAGACCGAAGAGAGCGAACGCCGAGCTCTCCACGACGCCGAGGCCGGAGTGAGGTCCGTCGGCGCCGCGCGCGAGCCGCCGTTTACCCGAGCGCCATCCGAGCTCGATGCACGCGAGCATGCCGGCGAGGAGGGGCAGCGTGACCGCCGCGACGGCGGCGAGCGTGTCGGTGATCTTCACGGCCGTTCGACGTCTCGCCGCCGCCCGGCCTCCGAGCGGGGCTCGATCGTCAGTACTTGACCATGTACCCCTTGGCTTCGAGACACGCGCTGAACGCCTTCTTGAAGCCGTCGATCTGCTGCGCCGTTGCCTGCTGCGTGCTCGCCGCCTGCTGCTCGGCCTGCTGCTTGGCACCCCTCGCGCGGGAACGCCCGGCCACGAAGCCGGCCGTCGCCCCGATCGCCGCGCCCTTGCCCGCGTCCCCGGCGATCGCGCCGATCAGCGCGCCCCCCGCGGCTCCGCGCGCCGCGCCTCGCGCGCCTGCGCCTTCGCCCGCCTGGGCCGCCTGCTGCTGGGCGGCGGCGTTCTGCTGCTGCGTCTGTTTCTGGAGCTGGAAGGGGTCGATGCCGGTGTTCTGGACCGACCACTGGTAGCACGCGGCCTCGTCCTTCGACTGGACGTCGGCCGGCTGACCCTGTTTGGGAAAGGCATACACGTTCATCGTCGCCGAGAGCGACTTCTGCTGGGATCGCGCCACGAGCGGAATCAGGGCTGCCGCGACCGCGGCTGCCACGAGAATCTTCTTCATCGCCTGCCTCCTACTTTCCCGCCGGCAACGGCGTGCACATTCCGAAGACCGACACGGTCAGATCCTCCCGCGCCACCGCGATCGACGCCATTCCGGTCGATTCGGTGATCACGAAGCTGAACGCGCGTCCCCCTTCGACCCCCTGCAGGTAGACCTGGCCGTCCTCCCGGAGGAACGTCCGGAACGGGGTGGAGCGGTTCTCGCCGCTCGCCTTCGTCGTCGACAGGGTCTTGTCGTTGAAGTTGATCTCGATGAACTGCGGAACGTTGAGATTCCACGGCGGAGTGATCTCGCAGTCGCCGCCCGAATAACACGCGGTCGCCTGGACCGCCGTGCAGAGAATCGCCTTCTGCCCCGTGATGTCGTCGGCGAACGCCGGCGCCGAGGCGAGCAGCAACGCCGGCACGATGAATTTGAGATAGCGAATCATCTTGGTCCTCCGCCGTTCAAGGTGCCACACGGAATCCCCGGGAACAATTGGACCAAGGTCCCATGCGGCGCCGACACGGTCATCGGCACTGCCGCCTTGCCGCCGTCAGTGCCGACGGATCTCGTTGAGGACTCCCATCCGGCCTTCGTGGGGGACGGCGCGGACGTGGCCGTCCTCGTCGATCTCGAGCGCGGCGCGCGGACAGATCTGTCCCTCGCCCAAGCCGACGGCAGGTTCTTCGAAAACCAGGACGGTGAAGGGATAGTCGAGCGACGACTCGCCGAGCTCGCTCTCCTCCCACCGGATCGGACGGCTCGTGACGACGACGTAGCGGAACCCATTGCCCTTCGGCTCGAAAATCACGAGGTCGAGCGGATAAGCGATGCCGCCGAGGGACAGTTGCCCCCGCGCGGCCCCGAGGATCGCCGCCCGCACCGCCTGCTGTCCCCCCTCTTCGAGGAGCTTCCGGAGCGGTGCGGCTTCCTCGTAGGGGATCGGGCGGTTGACGATGATCGTGCAGGCGGTCGATCGCGTGCCGTTGCGCGTTTCCACCCGCGCCGTGGCGGTGAACTCGCCGGCGGGTTCGCCGGCCGCTGCGACGGCGGCGATCGCGAGGAGAAGCGCAACGAGAGGAGACGAACGTTTCATGACGCCTCCGGCGAATAGAAGAAGGGGGCGGCGCGGAGGATCGCGCCGCCCCGCGGGGAAGGACCTGAAGCTCTTATCGCGGCTTCATCGCGTAGGGGTTGCCTCCCAGGGCGTTGGAGATGTCGGCGATCGCCTTCTGGGCTTTGACGCTGTTTCCGGCGTCGTCGAGGGGCGGAGAGATCACGGCGATCCCGAACTTGCCCGGCGAGACGGCGATGATGCCTCCGCCGACGCCGCTCTTCCCCGGAAGACCGGTGCGGAACAGCCACTTCCCGGAGTCGTCATAGAGGCCCGCGGTCGCCATGACGGCGAGGACGCGCGGGACGTATTCGGCCTTCAGGACCTGTTTCCCGGTGATCGGGTTCCGTCCGCCGTTGGCGAGCGTCGCCGCCATCACCGCGAGGTCCTTCGCGTTGACGGAGATCGCGCACTGCTCGGTGTAGATGTCGACCGCCCGCTGCCAGTCGTTCTTGATGTAACCGTAGGCGAACATCAGGGCGCCGATCGCCTGGTTGCGCTGGTTGGTGTCGGCCTCCGACTTGAAGACTTCCTGGTTGACGCCGAGGGGCCGGCCGGCGAAGTCGGAGTGATAGTCGAGGATCTTCTTCCAGACCTCTTCCCGGTTGGCGCCCTGGACCATGCTCGTCGTGGAGATCGCTCCCGGGTTGACCAGCGAATTCATTTCGGGTCCGCCGAGGGCCTTCTTGGAGAATTCGACCGAGACGATCGAGTTGAAGCGCATTCCGGTCGCGTCCACGCCGATCGTGTTGAAGATCGCGTCGGGACCCTGGTCCTGCATGACCTTCGCCATCGTGAAGACCTTGGAGATCGACTGGATCGAGACCTCGGACCTGAGGTCGCCCGCCGTGTAGAGTTTGCCGTCGGCGGTGACCAGGGCGATCCCGAGGATGTTCGGATCCACCTGGGCGAGCGCCGGGATGTAGTCGGCGTTCTTGCCTTCCTGGAGATGCTGATACTTCGTGTAGGCGGCGTCGATGGCCGCCTGGTACTGCGCCGGCGCCTGCGCCAGCGCGACCGCCGGTGTGATCGCGAGCGCCGCCGCAGCGACGAGCGCGAGCCACAGGGCGCGATTCGGTTTCTGAGCCCTCATGACTTACCTCCTATCGAAAAGTTGAAGTTGTATTTCGCGGAGAACTGGACGCGGACGTCCCGGGACGAGAAGCCATCGCTGAAGTTGTCGCGCTTGACCCACTGGACTTCCGGTCCGAGGAAGACGTTGGGGACGGGGTGATAGAGGATGTTCCCGAGGGCGTACTGCCCCTTCTTGAAGGCGCTCGGGTCCTGCGCGTCGGAGTTGTCGATCTTGGCGTACGAGTAGCCCACCGTGCTCGTCCAGGTGTCGCTCCAGTTCAGGTCGAAGAACGCGACGACGCCGATGTTCCCGAGCGCCTTCCCCCGAAGCGGCTTGTTCGGATCTCCGGTGTGCTCGGCGCCCACGTCGGCCGGGGCGTCGTTCATGTAGTTCTCGTCGCCCTGGCCGTACTTGACCTGCAGGCGAAGGACGTTCTTCGCGATGTTGATGTTCGAGCTCAGGTTCACGCCCCAGCCCGTCACATGACCGCTCACGTCGACGTTGTCCTTGACCGTGTCGTCCCACTTGATGTCGCGGACGATACCGGCGAGCTGAACGTGGCCCCATTTGTCCGCATAGCGATAGTGGGCGGAGAGATCCGGCAGCGGGAAGCGGGCCTTGACGCCCTGCAGGCCGATGCGGTCGGAGTAGACGCCGGCGTCTCCCGAAGCGCCCGGGCGCTCCAGCGCGATCGCCAGATCCGAACCGCCCTCTTTCCATGGCGTCCACCGGAGCTGAACGTTCCGGAAGAAGACCATTCCGTTCGGTCCCCAGTATTCGATCGAGTTCGGGAAGACGTCCGGATCCATGTACGGGCTCCACGTCTGGCCGGCGCCGATCTGTCCGAGCTCGCCCCAGGCGTGCCGCAGGCGGAAGGTCGTCTGGCCCGCGTCGACGCCCGTGCCGAACAGCTCGAATTCGAAGAT
The sequence above is drawn from the Thermoanaerobaculia bacterium genome and encodes:
- a CDS encoding LPXTG cell wall anchor domain-containing protein, with the translated sequence MSRFTRLITAAGALCATLLLGVASAQQNTTKTEVKTFEVLAVSGNTVVAKGPDGTKEYNLPKDFKMEMNGQPIAVADLKPGMTVQATITTKTSTRSVVTTEVKDAEVMNVTAYSVILKTDKGYQKYTPERLKSGDIMIYKEGKEVHMAELKKGDRISAMIVTIHPPTTVTERQIQASAQEAPTAEPTPTTAAEPTTPAPAVESTPAPAPEPAPRALPKTASQLPGLALLGFLALISAGALTAIRRSRAAR
- a CDS encoding DUF4239 domain-containing protein; amino-acid sequence: MKITDTLAAVAAVTLPLLAGMLACIELGWRSGKRRLARGADGPHSGLGVVESSAFALFGLLIAFTFSGAASRFDARRQLIAEETNAVGTAYLRLDLLSAESQPGLRDLFRRYLDTRLAAYRKMPDVAAAMEELSRANRLQQEIWAAAMAAIGSPRAHPDSARLLLPAINAMIDVTTTRLMAARMHPPLVVYALLLALALLCSFLAGHAMAGSRERSWLHILSFAAITVITIYTILEIEYPRIGLIRLDPYDQVMVELRAGMK
- a CDS encoding glycine zipper family protein gives rise to the protein MKKILVAAAVAAALIPLVARSQQKSLSATMNVYAFPKQGQPADVQSKDEAACYQWSVQNTGIDPFQLQKQTQQQNAAAQQQAAQAGEGAGARGAARGAAGGALIGAIAGDAGKGAAIGATAGFVAGRSRARGAKQQAEQQAASTQQATAQQIDGFKKAFSACLEAKGYMVKY
- the glsA gene encoding glutaminase A yields the protein MRAQKPNRALWLALVAAAALAITPAVALAQAPAQYQAAIDAAYTKYQHLQEGKNADYIPALAQVDPNILGIALVTADGKLYTAGDLRSEVSIQSISKVFTMAKVMQDQGPDAIFNTIGVDATGMRFNSIVSVEFSKKALGGPEMNSLVNPGAISTTSMVQGANREEVWKKILDYHSDFAGRPLGVNQEVFKSEADTNQRNQAIGALMFAYGYIKNDWQRAVDIYTEQCAISVNAKDLAVMAATLANGGRNPITGKQVLKAEYVPRVLAVMATAGLYDDSGKWLFRTGLPGKSGVGGGIIAVSPGKFGIAVISPPLDDAGNSVKAQKAIADISNALGGNPYAMKPR
- a CDS encoding DcaP family trimeric outer membrane transporter, with translation MKHTHRFTKWRAASLLAAGCVLMTTAVRAQDVPSEGTILLDNPPSARLDIYGHAMLDMGYEANQSDPDWFDVARPSKLPSFTDEFGKNGNFFAGVRQSRLGFKGYMPTKLGEVKTIFEFELFGTGVDAGQTTFRLRHAWGELGQIGAGQTWSPYMDPDVFPNSIEYWGPNGMVFFRNVQLRWTPWKEGGSDLAIALERPGASGDAGVYSDRIGLQGVKARFPLPDLSAHYRYADKWGHVQLAGIVRDIKWDDTVKDNVDVSGHVTGWGVNLSSNINIAKNVLRLQVKYGQGDENYMNDAPADVGAEHTGDPNKPLRGKALGNIGVVAFFDLNWSDTWTSTVGYSYAKIDNSDAQDPSAFKKGQYALGNILYHPVPNVFLGPEVQWVKRDNFSDGFSSRDVRVQFSAKYNFNFSIGGKS